The Aeromonas jandaei genomic interval ACGGCGAATAATCCCCCCCATGAAACTGCACCAGCTCGACCTCAATCTGCTGCTCGCGTTTGACGCCCTGATGACGCAGGGCAGCGTCACCCGCGCCGCCGAAGCCCTCTTTATCAGCCAGCCCGCCATGAGCCACTCCCTTAACCGGCTGCGCACCTTTCTCGGCGACCCGCTTTTGGTACGCACCCCGCAGGGGATGCTGCCGACCCCGCGCGCCCAGCGGCTGCATCTCGGGGTGCAGCAGGCGCTGCGGCTGCTGGAGCAGCAGCTCACCGAGGAAGAAGAGTTCGAGCCGAGCCAGTCGAAGCGGCGCTTCGTGCTCTGCACCACCGATTACGTGGAGTGCGTGCTGATCCCGCCGCTTATTCAGCGGCTCAGACGGATGGCGCCGGGGGTCACCATCGAGATCCGCATCCTGCGCGACACCCTGCCCGAAGCCGAGCTGGCAAGCGGCGAGATCGATCTGGTGCTGGGGTTTGACGAGTACATGCAGGTGCCGGGGTATCTCGGCAAGGAGACCTGGCTCACCGAACCGCTGGCCGGACTGGTGCGCGCCGATCTGCCCATTGCCAAATCGACCCCCGCCGGCGCCGAGGATGACCCCTCCCAGTGGCAGGAGCGCATCACCCTGCAGCAGCTTATCGCCATGCCCCATGTGTTCCACTCGCCCCTTGGCACCTCGGAGGCAAGCCTCGACCGCTATCTGAAAAGTCAGGGCTTTAGCCGCACCATCTCGGTCAACAGCCAGAGCTATATGTCCGCCGCCGCCATCGTCAGCCAGAGCGATCACCTCTTGGTGCTGCCCAGCATGGTGGCCGAGCTGCTCGCCACCCACTGGCCGCTGAAAAGCCTGCCGCTGCCCGAAGACGTGCCGGATTATCACCTCAACTGCGTCTGGCACCCCGTGCACGCCCAGCAACCTGCTCTGGTGTGGCTGAAAGATTTGATGAAAGAGCTGGTGGGGCCGAGGTAAGGCCGCGGCGTCTGGCATCAAAGGTTGATGGAAAAGCCGAGGAAGGGCTGAGACCAGAAACAACAGTGGCTCCCGAGGGAGCCACTGTTGTTTCTGCGGTATCGCGTTACGCCCGCAGGGCCCGCATCAGCTGGGCGACCACGTCGTCGAGCAGGGGGCGATCGGGACGGCACTGGGCGAAGGTGATAAGCCCCTGCAGGTTGATCAGCAGCAGGGCTGTCAGAGTGCGGATATCCCGATCCGGCGCCAGCTCACCGCACTGCTGCGCCTGCGTCAGCAGATCCGCCAGCTCCTGCTCCAGCTCGCCGTAGATCCCCTTGACCCGCTGGGTCAGCTCTTCGTCCTGTTCGCTCAGCTCCATCAT includes:
- a CDS encoding LysR family transcriptional regulator, which gives rise to MKLHQLDLNLLLAFDALMTQGSVTRAAEALFISQPAMSHSLNRLRTFLGDPLLVRTPQGMLPTPRAQRLHLGVQQALRLLEQQLTEEEEFEPSQSKRRFVLCTTDYVECVLIPPLIQRLRRMAPGVTIEIRILRDTLPEAELASGEIDLVLGFDEYMQVPGYLGKETWLTEPLAGLVRADLPIAKSTPAGAEDDPSQWQERITLQQLIAMPHVFHSPLGTSEASLDRYLKSQGFSRTISVNSQSYMSAAAIVSQSDHLLVLPSMVAELLATHWPLKSLPLPEDVPDYHLNCVWHPVHAQQPALVWLKDLMKELVGPR